DNA from Flavobacteriales bacterium:
ACCACCTGCCGGAGGTCGCTCTGCGGCACGCTCTGGCCCAAGTAGATGGTCCGTTGGCCATTCGCACGGAGCAGGTAGTTCAGGTACAGCAGCCCCAGTTCATGGATCTCGTCCTCTGGAAGATAGAGCACATTGAGGGCTCCTGTGCCCGAAGCCGGCTGCAGCCGCGCGGTATTCACGATGAGGCGCTGCCGCATCAGGTTGCTCACGAAGTGCTCCTGCGCAGGGCAAATGGCACTGCTCTGCCAGAGGATGCCGATGCGCTCCATGAGCTTCACCAGCACATCCTCTACCAGTGAGCGGAAGCCATTCTGCTGCTCGTGCTCATCGCAGGTGCGCTCGAAGACCGTCTCATCGAATCCGAGCATGGCCACTACGAGCGTATTGAGGATTCCTTCCGGCGTGGGCTCACCTTGGGCCGTTTCCCGCACCATGCGCTCCCGCTCTTCAGGGCTCATAGCCGCGATGCGGGAGATCTTGTGACCGTGCTGGTTGAGGAAGGCGACGTTCAGGATGGTCTTCAGCTCATCCAGGTCATAGGTCCTGATGTTCGTGTCCGTACGGTCCGGTTTCAACAGGCCATAGCGGCGCTCCCAGACCCGGATGGTGTGGGCCTTCACGCCGGTGAATTGCTCAAGGTCGCGGATGTGGAACCGCATCAGATAAGGACCCATGGGAGTGCGTCGAAAGTAGCCGGTTGCGTTACAATTCCGTGACTAAACAGCGAGGGGCGGTGATGGTTCGCAGAAATAGGAAGGGGCCCCCTCCAAACCATCGGGGGCCCCTTCGCGACAGACGTCGCCACGAGGAATCAGCGGGCGATCATCAGCGGGATGCTGCGCACGAGGTTCTCACCGCGGAGCGCCACCGTGTAGGTGCCGTTGGCCAGACCGCTGGTCTCGATGGCGAGCTGGGTGGAGCCTTGGGCGAATTGGCGGGTACCGAGGGACTGCACCGTGCGGCCGGCGGCATCCAGGATGCTCACCTCGGCCACGGTGCCCTCCATCGCCACGGCATTCAGCAGGGCGCCGTCGTTTGCAGGATTCGGCCACACGCTCAGTTCGCTGACCGAGCCATTCAGCTCGCTGACGCTGGTGACGACGGGCAGTTGCAGCAGATCACCACCCAGGGGCGAAGCCACCCAGAGCCCGAAGGCAGGACCGTTGCTGTTGTTGGCAGGAGCGAGGAATCCGCTCGCCAGCACGGTGAGAGCAGCGCCTTCAAGGTTCAGCGTCTGCAGCGGAGCCGAGTAGGTGGCCACGGTGGTGGCGCCATCTGCGGTGCGGATCTGCACAGTGAAGTCGAGCGTCGGGAGCTCCAGGTAGCCATTGAATTCAGCATAGGCGAGATCGTCCACGATCGTGGTGTTCACCACAGCGCTCTCGAACACATCCACGGTGGGGGCATCGGTGGCGCCATGGAACACCAGCACATCGGTTCCAGGGCCCTGTGCAGCTTCCCGGGCGCCAGCGAACACATGGAGGTCGAAGGGCACGGCCGGATCGTATCCGCTTGGGCTCACGATACCGTTGGCCACGAGCACATAGGTCTCCCCATCGGCCAGGTTGTAGGTGAAGGTGAGGCCTGGGATGATGTCCTGCGGCCCGGTGCTGTTGCCCGGAGCGATGCCGATCTCCAGGTCAACGCCGGCGGGCAGGTCGATGAAGGGGGTGGCGGTGCGGAAGGCGAAGTCGTTGATGGCCGGCTCAGCACCGCCATTGATGTACACGTCCACCACGGCAGCGGCGGCATCGGCGCAGTTGTGGATCACCTGCACACGGGCGGTGGGGTCGGCACCGGCGAGGGGCAGTTCAACGAGGGGGCCGCCGCTGGGCAGGGCCACCCATACGCCGAAGGCGGGTCCGTTGCTGTTGTTGGCGGGGTTGAGGAAACCGCTGGCCACGGCCACGAGCGCGGCATCGGCGAGGCCGAGGGTGGCCAGGGGGGCGTCATAGGCCACCACGGGCGTGCCGTCGGGCAATTGGATCTCCAGGGTCAGGTCCACGGCGGGCACTTCCAGGTAGTCGGCGGTGAACTCGCCGAAGCTGAAGGGAGGCACCACCACGGCGCCGCCGAGCACGGCGGTCTCGGCCACCTGCACGGTGGGGGCATCGGTGCTGCCGTGGATCACCAGGATGTCGGTGTTGCCGGCGACAGCGGCGGCCTCGCGGCCGGGGGCGAAGACGTCAAGGCCGAAGGCCGGGGCCGGATTGTATCCGCTTGGGCTCACGATACCGTTGGCCACGAGCACATAGGTCTCCCCATCGGCCAGGTTGTAGGTGAAGGTGAGGCCTGGGATGATGTCCTGCGGCCCGGTGCTGTTGCCCGGAGCGATGCCGATCTCCAGGTCAACGCCGGCGGGCAGGTCGATGAAGGGGGTGGCGGTGCGGAAGGCGAAGTCGTTGATGGCCGGCACTGCACCGCCGTTCACGTACACATCCACCACACCAGCAGCGGCGTCAGCGGAATTATGGATGACCTGCACACGCGCAGTCTGGGCAGCAGCGGTCAGGCAGAGGGCCGCTGCCATTCCGGTAGCGGCTGATCGAAGAGTAGGGCTTGGGAACATGGGTGTTGTGTTTTTAGTGACAACACCTCCTGAACACATCCCATCAGCCTTTGTTCATCGACCAGGCTTAAATGTTGGACATTTTAACAAATCTGCAGCGTGGGCTCGACTACCTCACGATGGTCAGGTGTCCGAAGAGCT
Protein-coding regions in this window:
- a CDS encoding MerR family transcriptional regulator, which gives rise to MGPYLMRFHIRDLEQFTGVKAHTIRVWERRYGLLKPDRTDTNIRTYDLDELKTILNVAFLNQHGHKISRIAAMSPEERERMVRETAQGEPTPEGILNTLVVAMLGFDETVFERTCDEHEQQNGFRSLVEDVLVKLMERIGILWQSSAICPAQEHFVSNLMRQRLIVNTARLQPASGTGALNVLYLPEDEIHELGLLYLNYLLRANGQRTIYLGQSVPQSDLRQVVTLYGSAIRFITLLVVRPAPEDAKAYLAQLREAMPEDRVSFVAAGLTVRHIPQKEAPRGVLLLPDLNAVIAELVGPR
- a CDS encoding DUF4397 domain-containing protein: MAAALCLTAAAQTARVQVIHNSADAAAGVVDVYVNGGAVPAINDFAFRTATPFIDLPAGVDLEIGIAPGNSTGPQDIIPGLTFTYNLADGETYVLVANGIVSPSGYNPAPAFGLDVFAPGREAAAVAGNTDILVIHGSTDAPTVQVAETAVLGGAVVVPPFSFGEFTADYLEVPAVDLTLEIQLPDGTPVVAYDAPLATLGLADAALVAVASGFLNPANNSNGPAFGVWVALPSGGPLVELPLAGADPTARVQVIHNCADAAAAVVDVYINGGAEPAINDFAFRTATPFIDLPAGVDLEIGIAPGNSTGPQDIIPGLTFTYNLADGETYVLVANGIVSPSGYDPAVPFDLHVFAGAREAAQGPGTDVLVFHGATDAPTVDVFESAVVNTTIVDDLAYAEFNGYLELPTLDFTVQIRTADGATTVATYSAPLQTLNLEGAALTVLASGFLAPANNSNGPAFGLWVASPLGGDLLQLPVVTSVSELNGSVSELSVWPNPANDGALLNAVAMEGTVAEVSILDAAGRTVQSLGTRQFAQGSTQLAIETSGLANGTYTVALRGENLVRSIPLMIAR